One part of the Vicia villosa cultivar HV-30 ecotype Madison, WI linkage group LG6, Vvil1.0, whole genome shotgun sequence genome encodes these proteins:
- the LOC131609625 gene encoding AT-rich interactive domain-containing protein 2-like, with product MLGSEQPLDLYKLFMVVKDKGGYDVVCKNRLWDLVGEEYGLGVNVGSSVELVYSKYLSTLETPLKNVVDGEFPKCDLVDDRVKFGERLMELQAEFLLEDYGEDDDELKGVYECRRKFCGTNRVKGVNPELNAAELERVYDYIDGRKLCDANGVKDANLESNAVKKVKSGGVVDVCMQESRTDAVETMEEFDEGGIKVVDVSETVNDMPGLSDGSKRCDNDDDADFLILDTSSVNRESFGRKRKRESMSEILSWVTSTAKNICDPVVGSMPEKSKWKSYSNEETWKKVLLFREAAFLKKDFGSNCEKLTWLAQKMHPCMYDDSLGANYNLRQRIKSDNGVLVGKSASIFSRLRRTSSDTESSTKKKLRASCSSESILDTPPTVNIPLGPSHQAEVPEWTGTTHESDSKWLGTQVWPLKTVKSRLLDRESVGNGRRNSCKCRVQGSVECVRFHIAEKRAKLKLELGAAFYQWSLDKIGEEVRRWWTPQEEKKFKDVVKSNPASLDRRFWDDIFKAFPKKSRESLVNYYFNVFLLQRRAYQNRHTPDNIDSDDDESEFTPLKGVFGHQTSKSPSFTLLSPKKPQTKPQSKGR from the exons ATGTTGGGAAGTGAGCAACCTTTGGATTTGTATAAACTGTTCATGGTGGTGAAGGATAAAGGTGGTTATGATGTTGTTTGTAAGAACAGGCTGTGGGATTTGGTTGGGGAAGAGTATGGGTTGGGTGTGAATGTTGGTTCATCTGTTGAACTTGTTTACAGTAAGTATTTGAGTACTTTAGAGACGCCGTTGAAGAATGTAGTTGATGGTGAGTTTCCTAAGTGTGATTTAGTGGATGATAGAGTTAAGTTTGGCGAGCGGTTGATGGAGTTGCAGGCTGAGTTTTTGTTGGAGGATTATGGTGAGGACGATGATGAACTCAAGGGTGTTTATGAGTGTAGGAGGAAGTTTTGCGGTACTAATAGGGTGAAGGGCGTGAACCCTGAGTTGAATGCGGCTGAACTCGAAAGGGTTTATGACTACATAGATGGGAGGAAGTTATGTGATGCTAATGGAGTGAAGGATGCCAATCTTGAGTCTAATGCGGTTAAGAAAGTTAAGAGCGGAGGAGTTGTTGATGTGTGTATGCAGGAAAGTAGGACAGATGCTGTTGAAACAATGGAAGAGTTTGATGAGGGTGGAATAAAAGTAGTGGATGTATCCGAAACAGTAAACGATATGCCTGGGTTGTCAGATGGAAGCAAGAGgtgtgataatgatgatgatgctgaTTTCTTAATATTGGATACGTCTAGTGTTAATAGAGAGAGCTTTGGTCGGAAGAGGAAGAGAGAGTCAATGTCAGAAATTCTAAGTTGGGTTACTAGCACTGCAAAGAATATTTGTGATCCTGTTGTAGGTTCAATGCCTGAAAAGTCAAAGTGGAAGTCTTACAGTAATGAAGAGACCTGGAAGAAGGTTTTGTTGTTTCGAGAAGCTGCCTTTTTGAAAAAGGATTTTGGATCAAACTGTGAAAAACTCACTTGGCTG GCTCAGAAGATGCATCCTTGCATGTATGATGATAGCCTTGGGGCAAATTACAATCTTAGACAGAGGATCAAATCTGACAATGGAGTTTTAGTTGGAAAATCTGCATCTATCTTTTCAAGGTTGCGAAGAACCTCAAGTGATACTGAAAGCAGTACCAAAAAAAAGTTACGTGCCTCCTGTTCTTCTGAATCAATTCTTGACACACCTCCCACAGTGAACATCCCTCTTGGGCCAAGCCATCAAGCTGAGGTGCCTGAATGGACTGGGACGACTCATGAGAGTGATTCTAAGTGGTTGGGAACCCAAGTATGGCCACTAAAAACTGTAAAATCCAGACTTTTGGATAGGGAATCTGTTGGAAATGGAAGACGCAATTCATGTAAATGCAGAGTACAAGGCTCTGTTGAGTGTGTTCGATTTCACATTGCTGAGAAAAGGGCTAAACTCAAGCTGGAATTAGGTGCGGCCTTTTATCAGTGGAGTCTAGATAAGATAGGTGAGGAAGTTAGGCGATGGTGGACACCGCAAGAAGAGAAGAAGTTCAAAGATGTAGTGAAATCGAATCCTGCTTCACTTGATAGACGTTTCTGGGATGATATTTTCAAAGCATTTCCTAAGAAGAGCAGGGAAAGTTTAGTCAACTACTACTTCAATGTCTTTCTTTTGCAGCGCAGAGCATACCAGAATAGGCATACTCCTGATAACATCGACAGCGATGATGATGAATCGGAGTTTACACCATTGAAGGGTGTTTTTGGACATCAAACTAGTAAATCACCCAGCTTCACCTTATTATCCCCTAAGAAGCCACAAACAAAGCCACAGTCGAAGGGAAGATAG